One window of the Microbulbifer sp. Q7 genome contains the following:
- the hutG gene encoding formimidoylglutamase, producing MLQLADMRLWSGRVDSEDGKAGKRWHQDIVPLHLDSPPGLAILGFASDEGVRRNKGRIGAAKGPRILRLALANLPKTFGAPLYDAGNVRVEKDDLESGQAMLGARITDLMTAGHFPLVLGGGHEIAYGSYQGIARWMREQQRDKTLGIINFDAHLDLRLPAPKGSSGTPFFQIAEQCDVNGRPFNYLCVGAAATANTPALYNRAEELGAQVISDREIVPWRLELVQRQIADFIERVDFVYLTIDLDVFPAAVMPAVSAPAGRGVAFELFEPLLDTVLESKKVCLADIAEFNPYFDIEDHAARTAARVVFQIANGIKG from the coding sequence ATGTTACAGCTGGCTGATATGCGCCTGTGGAGCGGGCGAGTCGATAGTGAAGATGGCAAGGCCGGCAAGCGCTGGCACCAGGACATCGTGCCGCTGCATCTCGACAGCCCCCCGGGGCTGGCGATTCTCGGTTTCGCCTCCGATGAAGGGGTGCGCCGCAACAAGGGGCGTATCGGTGCCGCCAAGGGCCCGCGCATACTGCGCCTGGCCCTGGCCAACCTGCCCAAGACCTTCGGCGCGCCGCTCTACGACGCCGGCAATGTGCGGGTGGAAAAAGACGACCTGGAATCCGGCCAGGCCATGCTCGGCGCGCGCATCACCGACCTGATGACCGCCGGCCACTTTCCCCTGGTGCTCGGCGGCGGCCATGAGATCGCCTATGGCAGCTATCAGGGCATCGCCCGCTGGATGCGCGAGCAGCAGCGGGACAAGACTCTCGGCATTATCAACTTTGATGCGCATCTGGACCTGCGCCTGCCCGCGCCGAAAGGCTCGTCGGGAACGCCGTTTTTCCAGATTGCCGAGCAGTGCGACGTCAACGGCCGGCCATTCAATTATCTATGCGTGGGTGCCGCGGCGACCGCCAATACCCCTGCGCTGTACAACCGCGCGGAAGAGCTCGGCGCGCAGGTGATTTCCGACCGTGAGATCGTGCCCTGGCGTCTCGAACTGGTGCAGCGGCAGATCGCGGACTTTATCGAGCGGGTGGATTTTGTGTACCTGACCATCGACCTCGACGTCTTCCCGGCCGCCGTGATGCCGGCGGTGAGCGCGCCCGCCGGGCGCGGGGTGGCGTTCGAGCTGTTCGAGCCGCTGCTGGACACGGTGCTGGAGTCGAAAAAGGTATGCCTGGCGGATATCGCCGAGTTCAATCCCTATTTCGACATCGAGGACCACGCCGCACGCACCGCCGCACGGGTGGTGTTCCAAATTGCCAACGGCATCAAGGGATAA
- a CDS encoding NUDIX hydrolase, with amino-acid sequence MRSFLKKAVLLMLALGLLTALVFVAFPGLKYELYRQLPPKIRWNISFALTDKFVVGMVYFVERNNQLLLVRHTYQDKWALPGGWVERHESFEESARRELREELDIKIDDFEVLEVNKVPRSGIINIAIRGRLKDKQVTIRDGEIYGYRFFELHNLPEDVIYTHKPYIKRYLKARRPPRQLPPEEPATPSPPERQTP; translated from the coding sequence ATGCGATCATTTCTGAAAAAAGCCGTTCTCCTGATGCTTGCCCTGGGCCTGCTGACCGCGCTCGTGTTCGTGGCCTTCCCGGGGCTCAAGTATGAGCTCTATCGCCAACTGCCGCCGAAAATCCGCTGGAACATTTCCTTCGCGCTGACAGACAAGTTTGTGGTGGGCATGGTGTATTTTGTGGAGCGCAACAATCAGCTGCTGCTGGTGCGCCATACCTACCAGGACAAGTGGGCACTGCCCGGAGGCTGGGTGGAACGCCACGAGTCTTTCGAGGAATCGGCGCGGCGGGAACTGCGCGAGGAGCTCGATATCAAGATTGATGATTTCGAAGTGCTGGAAGTGAACAAGGTGCCGCGCTCGGGCATCATCAACATCGCGATCCGCGGGCGCCTGAAAGACAAGCAGGTGACCATCCGCGACGGCGAAATTTATGGTTATCGTTTCTTCGAGCTGCACAACCTGCCAGAGGACGTGATCTACACCCACAAGCCATACATCAAGCGCTACCTGAAGGCCCGGCGCCCCCCACGGCAGTTGCCGCCAGAGGAGCCGGCGACGCCCTCACCCCCGGAGCGGCAGACGCCGTAA
- the ampC gene encoding class C beta-lactamase — translation MCGLWMWALAPSLVQAGTLSSQQLEAAVIDAIQPVVEKHRIPGMALALTIEGEPYFFNLGETALEGGAPVTEHTLFEIGSVSKTFTATLAAYAQVKGALDFNAPVSTYLPALRGSAMDDVSVLNLATHTAGHFPLQLPAELRSEDELLGYFRNWQPQYTPGSKRTYANPGSGLLGVVAARSLNQPFARAMQDSVFRGLGLGHTFIEVPEENMAGYAEGHNRKHQPVRVTIGLLGEEAYGVRSSAADLTRYLAAQMELIKVAPEIQQALRITRQGYFRTDFYVQDMVWEQYALPLNKAHLLAGNSRAMIRDDHPVTAISPPLPLQRNVLINKTGSTGGFSTYVAFIPEKKFGFVLLANKYFPNDERVTMLHGILRAILPDVIAAPEAGAEDVSGVVPGVVTTHGQPAHGSSLTEKNTRG, via the coding sequence ATGTGCGGGCTCTGGATGTGGGCTCTGGCGCCATCGTTGGTGCAGGCGGGCACGCTCTCCTCCCAGCAGCTGGAGGCCGCGGTGATCGACGCCATTCAACCAGTGGTGGAAAAACATCGCATCCCCGGAATGGCGCTGGCATTGACCATCGAGGGTGAACCCTATTTTTTCAACCTGGGGGAAACTGCGCTGGAGGGCGGTGCGCCGGTTACCGAGCACACCCTGTTTGAGATCGGCTCGGTGAGCAAGACGTTTACCGCCACCCTGGCGGCTTACGCGCAGGTAAAGGGCGCACTGGATTTCAACGCGCCGGTCAGTACGTATCTACCGGCACTGCGCGGCAGTGCTATGGACGATGTCTCGGTGCTGAACCTGGCCACGCACACCGCCGGACATTTTCCGCTGCAGTTGCCGGCAGAGCTGCGCAGCGAGGACGAGTTGCTGGGCTACTTCCGCAACTGGCAGCCGCAGTACACCCCCGGTAGCAAACGTACCTACGCCAACCCCGGTAGTGGCCTGTTGGGGGTGGTAGCAGCGCGCAGCCTCAATCAGCCTTTTGCCCGGGCCATGCAGGATTCTGTATTTCGTGGGCTCGGTCTCGGGCACACTTTTATTGAAGTGCCCGAGGAAAACATGGCCGGCTATGCCGAGGGGCACAACCGCAAGCATCAGCCCGTCCGGGTAACGATCGGCCTGCTGGGGGAAGAGGCCTATGGCGTGCGGTCCAGTGCCGCAGACCTGACCCGCTACCTGGCGGCGCAGATGGAACTGATCAAGGTCGCACCGGAAATACAGCAGGCATTGCGGATTACCCGCCAAGGGTACTTTCGCACCGATTTTTACGTGCAGGATATGGTGTGGGAGCAGTACGCCCTGCCGCTGAACAAGGCGCACCTGTTGGCGGGCAACTCGCGCGCAATGATTCGTGATGACCATCCGGTAACGGCGATCTCGCCGCCGCTGCCACTGCAGCGCAATGTGCTGATTAACAAGACTGGGTCTACCGGCGGTTTTTCTACCTACGTGGCATTTATCCCCGAGAAAAAATTCGGCTTCGTGCTGTTGGCCAACAAGTATTTTCCTAACGATGAGCGGGTTACGATGTTGCATGGCATTTTGCGGGCAATCCTGCCGGACGTGATCGCCGCACCGGAAGCCGGGGCGGAGGATGTCTCTGGTGTAGTGCCAGGTGTAGTGACGACACACGGTCAGCCTGCACACGGCAGCAGCCTCACAGAGAAAAATACCAGGGGATAA
- a CDS encoding 4'-phosphopantetheinyl transferase: MMRETGGFIGEVCTEIAPGSGVRVVRCAFDTDRYQPGLFTELSIAMPESIARSVPKRQAEFLAGRYAASLALQYLSPADVGSTQVGIGERRNPLWPDGVVGSISHADGTAVCAVSVRTELDYLGIDREVIMPAGVCGEVAPVVSSRPERERLCAGGLSEQAVITLIFSAKESLFKALYPLVHDYFGFEVAEATALCLDEQILVLRLSESFASKYHLPREYRCQFTLGEHWIQSLTCGKLPGRARAGGSG, encoded by the coding sequence ATGATGCGAGAGACGGGCGGGTTTATCGGCGAGGTGTGCACGGAGATAGCGCCGGGAAGCGGGGTGCGCGTGGTGCGTTGCGCGTTTGATACCGACCGCTATCAGCCAGGGCTGTTCACCGAGCTCAGCATTGCCATGCCGGAATCCATTGCACGCTCGGTGCCCAAGCGGCAGGCGGAGTTTCTTGCCGGGCGCTACGCTGCGTCGCTGGCGCTGCAGTATCTGTCTCCGGCAGATGTTGGGAGCACTCAGGTTGGCATCGGCGAGCGCCGCAATCCTCTCTGGCCGGACGGCGTGGTGGGCTCCATTTCCCACGCAGACGGTACCGCGGTGTGCGCAGTGAGCGTGCGTACCGAGTTGGACTACCTGGGTATTGATAGGGAAGTAATCATGCCCGCCGGGGTGTGCGGCGAGGTGGCACCGGTTGTGTCTTCACGTCCGGAGCGGGAGCGGCTGTGCGCCGGGGGGCTGTCAGAGCAGGCGGTCATCACCCTGATCTTTTCTGCCAAAGAGAGTCTGTTCAAGGCGCTGTACCCGTTGGTGCACGACTACTTTGGCTTTGAAGTGGCCGAGGCCACAGCGCTCTGCCTGGACGAGCAGATTCTGGTGCTGCGCCTGAGTGAATCCTTCGCCAGCAAATACCACCTGCCGCGGGAGTACCGCTGTCAGTTCACCCTCGGTGAGCACTGGATCCAATCGCTGACCTGCGGAAAGTTGCCCGGCCGTGCGCGTGCGGGGGGGAGCGGCTGA
- a CDS encoding NAD(P)/FAD-dependent oxidoreductase: MRIGRRYRAGRLAGPYDAIVIGSGIGGLTTAALLSAAGKKVLVLEQHYTAGGFTHAYDRNGYEWDVGVHYIGDVGGHPTMTRKLFDFISGGRLQWAPMDSTYDRICLGDEQYDLVAGREAFVDELSRRFPGQRPVIEAYLERVMAVASAMPLITLEKLCPRWCAPLFSLYKKLRWPDFLHQTTYEVLRELTDNETLIAVLTGQWGDNGMTPKNGSFIIHALIAKHYLYGGYYPVGGASKMAETIIPQIQKSGGEVFTYARVDTLLLDGARVTGVRMEDGTEIFAPAVISNAGVFNTFEKLLPESAASAAGYPRQLQAVQPSMSHLCLYIGLRKTAAELGLPKTNYWLYPSPDYQADTEAFLQDPGAEIPLVYISFPSAKDPDFERRYPGRATIEVVAPAQYAWFERWQEKTWGKRGADYEALKQQFSERLLAHLYRHFPQLRGEIDYCELSTPLSTRHFCAYTQGEIYGLNHDPARFAQSWLRPKTRVPGLYLTGQDIMSCGVAGAMFAGLVTAQSLLGWRRGGAVIRRIFSGNSAGNNGSPSAPPVSKLDADRLRAP, translated from the coding sequence TTGCGCATTGGCCGACGCTATCGTGCCGGGCGACTCGCGGGGCCCTACGATGCCATTGTCATCGGCTCCGGTATCGGGGGCCTGACAACGGCGGCCCTGCTGAGTGCCGCCGGAAAAAAAGTGCTGGTACTTGAGCAGCACTACACCGCAGGCGGCTTTACCCATGCCTACGATCGCAATGGCTACGAGTGGGATGTGGGGGTGCACTATATTGGCGATGTGGGTGGCCACCCCACCATGACGCGTAAGCTGTTCGACTTCATCTCCGGTGGCCGCCTGCAGTGGGCCCCCATGGACAGCACCTACGACCGCATCTGCCTGGGTGACGAGCAATACGATTTGGTAGCGGGCCGGGAGGCGTTTGTCGATGAGCTCAGCCGGCGCTTCCCCGGCCAGCGGCCGGTGATTGAGGCGTATCTGGAGCGGGTGATGGCGGTGGCCAGCGCCATGCCCCTGATCACGCTTGAGAAACTGTGCCCGCGCTGGTGCGCCCCTCTGTTCAGCCTGTACAAAAAACTGCGTTGGCCGGACTTCCTGCACCAGACGACCTACGAAGTACTGAGAGAGCTGACGGATAACGAGACGTTGATTGCGGTGCTCACGGGGCAGTGGGGCGACAACGGCATGACGCCAAAAAACGGCAGTTTCATTATTCACGCCTTGATCGCCAAGCACTACCTGTACGGGGGCTACTACCCGGTGGGGGGCGCCAGCAAGATGGCCGAAACCATTATTCCGCAGATCCAGAAATCCGGCGGTGAGGTATTTACCTACGCGCGGGTAGACACCCTGTTGCTGGATGGCGCACGGGTAACCGGTGTACGCATGGAGGATGGAACAGAAATCTTTGCACCGGCGGTCATCTCCAATGCGGGCGTGTTCAACACGTTTGAAAAACTGTTGCCGGAAAGTGCCGCAAGTGCCGCCGGCTATCCCCGCCAGCTGCAAGCGGTGCAACCTTCGATGAGCCATCTGTGCCTGTACATCGGCCTGAGGAAAACCGCCGCGGAGCTCGGTTTGCCGAAAACCAATTACTGGCTGTATCCAAGCCCGGACTACCAGGCAGACACCGAGGCGTTTCTGCAGGACCCAGGCGCGGAAATTCCACTGGTGTACATTTCTTTCCCCTCTGCCAAAGACCCGGATTTCGAGCGCCGCTATCCCGGCCGCGCCACCATCGAAGTGGTGGCACCGGCACAATACGCGTGGTTCGAACGCTGGCAGGAGAAAACCTGGGGCAAGCGCGGCGCAGACTACGAGGCCCTGAAGCAGCAGTTCAGCGAGCGCTTGCTGGCGCACCTGTACCGGCATTTCCCGCAGTTGCGCGGGGAGATCGATTACTGCGAACTCTCCACCCCGCTGTCCACGCGTCATTTCTGCGCTTACACCCAGGGGGAAATCTACGGCCTCAACCACGACCCGGCCCGCTTTGCGCAGTCCTGGTTGCGACCAAAGACGCGGGTGCCCGGCCTGTATCTCACTGGACAGGACATCATGAGCTGTGGGGTCGCGGGCGCCATGTTTGCCGGGCTGGTGACCGCGCAAAGCCTGCTGGGATGGCGCCGGGGTGGGGCGGTGATTCGTCGGATTTTTAGCGGGAATTCAGCAGGAAATAATGGGAGCCCAAGCGCGCCACCGGTGTCCAAGCTGGACGCTGATCGTCTCCGGGCCCCCTGA
- a CDS encoding TetR/AcrR family transcriptional regulator yields the protein MATGFDAGKITPEETSRKASTTNKKAEKREIAKAKILNATLDIIAKKGLAALSHRSIASAAGVQLAMTTYYFGTIDNILVAAFREFVKSMEPVNADLVRRGDALLAQLQGADGVVEDCDRYIEGIADIFAQMIDSGLSSRRDQLRIESQYLFEQHPSEALAEEIQAYNDWLAEIALRFIRPIGAEAPELDAQLFLWTVQCLDFSNVSSVQVKGPSSRDVLLRLMRGFCV from the coding sequence ATGGCAACCGGCTTCGACGCTGGCAAAATTACTCCCGAGGAGACATCGCGCAAGGCCTCTACCACGAACAAGAAGGCCGAGAAACGCGAGATCGCCAAGGCCAAAATCCTCAACGCGACCCTGGACATCATTGCCAAGAAGGGGCTCGCTGCCCTGTCTCACCGTTCCATTGCCAGTGCCGCGGGCGTGCAGCTGGCGATGACCACCTATTACTTCGGCACCATCGACAACATTCTGGTGGCGGCATTCCGCGAGTTTGTTAAATCGATGGAGCCGGTCAATGCGGATCTGGTCCGTCGCGGCGATGCGCTGTTGGCCCAGCTGCAGGGTGCCGATGGTGTCGTGGAGGACTGTGATCGCTACATTGAAGGCATCGCCGACATTTTCGCTCAAATGATCGACAGTGGACTGTCTTCCCGTCGGGACCAGTTGCGTATTGAGAGTCAGTACCTGTTTGAGCAGCACCCCTCGGAAGCCCTCGCCGAGGAAATTCAGGCCTACAACGACTGGCTTGCGGAGATCGCGCTGCGTTTTATCCGGCCCATCGGCGCAGAAGCTCCGGAGCTGGATGCCCAGTTGTTCCTGTGGACCGTGCAATGCCTGGATTTTTCCAACGTCAGCAGTGTGCAGGTCAAGGGGCCGTCGAGCCGTGATGTCCTGCTGCGCTTGATGCGCGGCTTCTGCGTGTAA
- the rluA gene encoding bifunctional tRNA pseudouridine(32) synthase/23S rRNA pseudouridine(746) synthase RluA has protein sequence MRPYHPPTDPYLDVVYADAHLLVLDKPSGLLTVPGRAPEHQDSLASRAQAEYPEARIVHRLDMDTSGLVVMALGAGMHRQLSGLFQNRQVEKNYLARVWGEPERDEGEVDLPLICDWPNRPRQKVCFESGKPSLTRWQKLDSDGNTSLLQLTPVTGRSHQLRVHMQAMGHPILGDPFYAHPQALAAAPRLLLHAQALGFEHPVLGKEMHFLCNPGEGFVDLS, from the coding sequence TTGCGCCCCTACCATCCACCCACCGACCCGTATCTGGATGTCGTCTACGCCGATGCCCACCTGCTGGTGCTGGACAAGCCCAGTGGCCTGCTGACGGTACCGGGCCGCGCGCCCGAACATCAGGACAGCCTCGCCAGCCGGGCGCAGGCGGAATATCCCGAAGCGCGTATTGTGCACCGCCTGGATATGGATACCTCCGGGCTGGTGGTGATGGCGCTGGGTGCGGGCATGCACCGCCAGTTGAGTGGTCTGTTTCAGAATCGTCAGGTGGAAAAAAATTATCTGGCGCGTGTTTGGGGTGAGCCGGAGCGGGATGAGGGCGAGGTGGACCTGCCGCTGATTTGCGACTGGCCGAACCGGCCGCGGCAAAAGGTGTGTTTCGAATCCGGCAAGCCGTCGCTGACCCGCTGGCAGAAACTCGACAGCGATGGCAACACCAGCCTGCTGCAGCTGACCCCGGTCACCGGTCGCTCACACCAGCTGCGGGTACATATGCAGGCCATGGGCCACCCGATCCTGGGCGACCCGTTCTACGCACATCCGCAAGCACTGGCCGCGGCGCCGCGCTTGCTGCTGCACGCACAGGCGCTGGGGTTTGAGCATCCGGTGCTGGGGAAAGAGATGCACTTTCTGTGCAATCCCGGGGAAGGATTTGTGGATCTGAGCTAG
- a CDS encoding Tex family protein yields the protein MLDINARIAEELNVRPQQVAAAVGLLDEGATVPFISRYRKEVTGELDDTQLRNLEERLRYLRELEERRAAILKSIDEQGKLTPELAQQINAADTKNRLEDLYLPYKPKRRTKGQIAIEAGLEPLADALYADPTLNPEEEAQKYLNTENEDAALHVKDIKAALDGAKFILMERFAEDAELLGKLRDFLSRDGQVKSKVLAGKEEEGAKFRDYFEYAEDWSKVPSHRALAIFRGRNEGILAINLGLDGDEERPATASHPCEAMIARHVEIEDHGRAADKWLGEVVRWTWRIKLLTSLETDLLGQLREKAEEEAIKVFSRNLKDLLLSAPAGQKATIGLDPGLRTGVKVAVVDATGKVLDHTAIYPNPPQNKLAESAAVIATLCKKYDVGLIAIGNGTASRETDKFVGETIKQFKLTAQKVMVNEAGASVYSASEFAAREFPDLDVTIRGAISIARRLQDPLAELVKIEPKSIGVGQYQHDVSQSQLARSLDAVVEDCVNGVGAELNSASAPLLARVSGLSQSIANNIISYRDQNGAFKSRDQLKEVPRLGPKAFEQAAGFLRINNGENPLDKSGVHPESYIVVKRIAEKNGREINSLIGDSGFLRRLNPADYTDEKFGLPTVKDIIAELEKPGRDPRPEFRTAQFEDGVEEIKDLRPGMVLEGTVTNVTNFGAFVDIGVHQDGLVHISALSEKFVKDPHEVVKANDIVKVKVMEVDVARKRIGLSMRMSDEPGEQGSGGVKKGDHRESRQAQRHNNRSRQQQGGGNAGGGRGSMGDLLAAAMKGKK from the coding sequence ATGTTGGATATCAACGCCCGTATTGCCGAAGAACTGAACGTGCGCCCGCAGCAAGTGGCTGCCGCCGTAGGCCTGCTGGACGAGGGCGCAACGGTGCCCTTCATCTCCCGCTACCGGAAAGAAGTGACCGGTGAGCTGGACGACACCCAGCTGCGCAACCTGGAAGAGCGCCTGCGCTACCTGCGCGAATTGGAAGAGCGCCGTGCCGCTATCCTGAAAAGCATCGACGAGCAGGGAAAACTTACGCCGGAACTGGCACAGCAGATCAACGCGGCCGACACCAAGAACCGCCTGGAAGATCTCTACCTTCCTTACAAACCCAAGCGTCGCACCAAGGGCCAGATCGCCATCGAGGCGGGCCTGGAGCCATTGGCCGACGCCCTCTACGCCGACCCTACCCTGAACCCGGAAGAGGAAGCCCAGAAGTACCTCAACACGGAAAACGAAGACGCCGCCCTGCATGTGAAAGACATCAAGGCCGCCCTCGACGGGGCCAAGTTCATCCTGATGGAGCGCTTTGCCGAAGACGCCGAGCTGCTGGGCAAGCTGCGCGATTTCCTGAGCCGCGACGGCCAGGTGAAGTCCAAGGTACTCGCCGGCAAGGAGGAGGAAGGGGCCAAGTTCCGCGACTACTTTGAATACGCCGAAGACTGGTCCAAGGTGCCCAGTCACCGCGCCCTGGCCATCTTCCGCGGCCGCAACGAGGGTATTCTGGCGATCAACCTGGGGCTCGACGGCGACGAAGAGCGCCCGGCCACCGCCAGCCACCCCTGCGAGGCCATGATCGCCCGCCATGTGGAAATCGAAGATCACGGCCGCGCCGCGGACAAGTGGTTGGGTGAGGTGGTGCGCTGGACCTGGCGCATCAAGCTGCTCACCAGCCTGGAAACCGACCTGCTGGGCCAGCTGCGCGAGAAGGCGGAAGAGGAAGCCATCAAGGTGTTCTCCCGCAACCTGAAAGACCTGCTGCTCTCCGCCCCCGCCGGCCAGAAGGCCACCATCGGCCTCGACCCGGGCCTGCGTACCGGGGTGAAAGTTGCCGTGGTCGACGCCACCGGCAAGGTGCTGGACCACACCGCCATCTACCCCAACCCGCCGCAGAACAAACTGGCGGAATCCGCCGCCGTGATCGCCACCCTGTGCAAGAAGTACGATGTGGGCCTGATTGCCATCGGCAACGGCACCGCCAGCCGCGAGACCGACAAGTTCGTGGGCGAGACCATCAAGCAGTTCAAGCTCACCGCGCAGAAGGTGATGGTGAACGAGGCCGGTGCCTCCGTGTATTCCGCCTCCGAATTCGCCGCACGCGAATTCCCCGACCTGGACGTGACCATCCGCGGCGCCATCTCTATCGCCCGCCGCCTGCAGGACCCGCTGGCGGAACTGGTGAAGATCGAGCCCAAGTCCATCGGTGTGGGCCAGTATCAGCACGACGTGTCCCAGTCACAGCTGGCGCGCTCCCTCGACGCGGTGGTGGAAGACTGTGTGAACGGCGTCGGCGCCGAGCTGAACTCCGCCTCGGCGCCGCTGCTGGCGCGTGTGTCCGGCCTCAGCCAGTCCATCGCCAACAACATCATCAGCTACCGCGACCAGAACGGCGCGTTCAAGAGCCGCGACCAATTGAAGGAAGTGCCGCGCCTCGGGCCCAAGGCGTTCGAACAGGCCGCCGGCTTCCTGCGTATCAACAACGGCGAGAACCCGCTGGACAAATCCGGGGTACACCCGGAGTCGTACATCGTGGTGAAGCGTATCGCGGAGAAGAACGGCCGCGAGATCAACAGCCTGATCGGCGATTCCGGCTTCCTGCGCCGCCTGAACCCGGCGGATTACACCGATGAAAAATTCGGCCTGCCGACGGTGAAAGACATCATTGCCGAGCTGGAAAAGCCCGGCCGTGACCCGCGCCCGGAATTCCGTACCGCCCAGTTCGAAGACGGTGTGGAGGAAATCAAGGACCTGCGCCCGGGCATGGTGCTGGAAGGCACCGTCACCAACGTCACCAACTTCGGTGCCTTCGTGGACATCGGCGTGCACCAGGACGGCCTGGTGCATATCTCCGCGCTCTCGGAGAAGTTCGTCAAGGACCCGCACGAGGTGGTGAAGGCGAACGACATCGTCAAGGTGAAGGTGATGGAAGTGGACGTGGCGCGCAAGCGTATCGGTCTGTCCATGCGCATGAGTGACGAGCCCGGCGAACAGGGCAGCGGCGGCGTCAAGAAAGGCGACCACCGTGAGAGCAGACAAGCGCAACGCCACAACAACCGCAGCCGCCAGCAACAGGGCGGTGGCAACGCCGGCGGGGGTCGCGGCAGCATGGGCGACCTGCTGGCAGCGGCGATGAAGGGCAAGAAGTAA
- a CDS encoding efflux RND transporter periplasmic adaptor subunit, with amino-acid sequence MNPSKKSTSKNKVLGIVVAVGVLAVVAVALFAPKPEEKVAEAALPPLADVLYADPGRHTLLVPSQGSVHARHEIEVVARVGGVIESVNDAFVPGGFFQRGDSLIQIEPADYRYALTRAEAQVANAAATLAQEQGMAKQAKREWRDLGTKTANNLFLRKPQLAAAEAGLAAAKADRDQAKLNLERTAVTAPFAGRVVETLVDIGQYVTPGTKLARIHSIGIAEVRLPLTDHQLSLLELPLGRAIEDGPAVRVTANLAGQEREWRGQIVRTEAAIDPNSRFVYAVAQIQNPYSGDAPLINGLFVEAHIAGKTYDDISVLPRQALHEGGHILVLNEENQLGFRKMELLQAVGDQVWLRGDLAKGEPVVISSLGYSREGMVLTPNPLNEKPTGMLLGETPQASPEETAPDESAGGSTASAQGAY; translated from the coding sequence GTGAATCCTTCGAAAAAAAGCACCAGTAAAAATAAAGTCTTGGGAATTGTTGTCGCCGTAGGCGTGCTTGCGGTGGTCGCTGTGGCGCTGTTTGCCCCCAAGCCTGAGGAAAAAGTCGCTGAGGCTGCCCTGCCGCCGTTGGCCGATGTGCTGTACGCGGACCCGGGCCGCCACACCCTGCTGGTGCCCAGTCAGGGTTCTGTTCACGCGCGTCACGAAATCGAAGTGGTGGCGCGTGTCGGCGGTGTGATCGAGAGCGTGAATGACGCGTTCGTGCCCGGTGGGTTCTTTCAGCGGGGGGACTCGCTGATCCAGATTGAGCCAGCCGATTACCGTTACGCGCTGACCCGCGCCGAAGCGCAGGTGGCCAATGCCGCCGCGACGCTGGCGCAGGAGCAGGGGATGGCCAAGCAGGCCAAGCGGGAATGGCGCGATCTCGGTACCAAAACCGCCAACAACCTGTTTTTGCGTAAACCCCAGCTGGCCGCGGCAGAAGCCGGGCTGGCGGCGGCCAAGGCCGATCGCGACCAGGCCAAGCTGAACCTGGAGCGCACGGCGGTGACGGCGCCGTTTGCCGGTCGTGTGGTGGAGACCCTGGTGGATATCGGTCAGTACGTAACACCGGGTACCAAGCTTGCGCGTATTCACAGCATCGGTATTGCCGAGGTGCGCCTGCCACTCACCGATCACCAGCTTTCCCTGCTCGAGTTGCCGCTGGGCCGCGCCATTGAGGACGGCCCCGCCGTGCGTGTGACGGCGAATCTTGCCGGTCAGGAGCGCGAGTGGCGCGGGCAGATCGTACGTACCGAAGCCGCCATCGATCCCAACAGCCGCTTTGTCTATGCGGTGGCCCAGATCCAGAATCCTTATTCCGGTGATGCGCCGCTGATCAACGGCCTGTTTGTGGAAGCGCACATCGCCGGCAAGACCTACGACGATATCAGCGTGCTGCCGCGACAGGCGCTGCACGAGGGCGGTCACATCCTGGTGCTGAATGAAGAAAACCAGCTTGGCTTCCGCAAGATGGAGCTGCTGCAGGCGGTGGGTGACCAGGTGTGGCTGCGCGGCGATCTCGCCAAGGGCGAGCCGGTGGTGATCTCCAGCCTCGGTTATTCCCGCGAGGGCATGGTGCTGACCCCCAACCCACTAAATGAGAAACCGACTGGCATGTTGCTCGGTGAAACGCCGCAAGCAAGTCCCGAAGAGACCGCTCCCGATGAGTCTGCGGGCGGCTCTACTGCATCGGCGCAGGGGGCTTACTGA